The following proteins are encoded in a genomic region of Necator americanus strain Aroian chromosome II, whole genome shotgun sequence:
- a CDS encoding hypothetical protein (NECATOR_CHRII.G4452.T1): MLPIALSLLLAITFTRAAPVEQDNLAFAAEVLGSVTPQQMSCLRDANYRVALVEAYTDGQFIPDSIPNAWFAVTTGMGVEIYMTPNALHSKTAKQQVDETIQGLISKGLTIKQLWVKITDVSKWTPSIMFNDNFLGEVMAAINAHGRKVGIITNSAAFYEITPGLGYYMHNVKLWYGNSKLVTCDRVEENQTANFNDFKSFADWTKPDAKECCVGRKLCDITVNSNVVSKDSIWTPPS; encoded by the exons ATGTTACCAATAGCTCTATCCCTACTGCTGGCAATTACTTTTACACGAGCAGCACCTGTGGAACAA GACAATCTCGCCTTTGCTGCGGAAGTTCTTGGATCAGTGACACCTCAGCAGATGTCTTGTCTTCGTGACGCTAACTACAGAGTCGCGCTTGTCGA GGCATACACCGATGGCCAGTTCATTCCGGATTCCATTCCTAATGCATGGTTCGCTGTCACAA CTGGTATGGGTGTCGAGATCTACATGACACCAAATGCCCTGCACTCAAAGACCGCCAAACAACAAGTCGATGAGACTATCCAGGGACTCATCTCAAAAGGATTGACAATCAAGCAACTTTGGGTTAAG ATCACGGACGTTTCGAAATGGACTCCGAGCATTATGTTCAACGATAACTTCCTTGGCGAAGTGATGGCTGCCATTAAC GCGCACGGAAGAAAAGTCGGAATCATCACTAACTCTGCTGCTTTCTATGAAATCACCCCTGGACTAGGTTACTATATGCACAACGTCAAACTCTG GTACGGTAACTCTAAGCTAGTAACATGCGATCGAGTGGAGGAGAATCAGACGGCAAACTTCAACGATTTCAAGTCGTTCGCTGACTGGACTAAGCCTGATGCAAAAGAGTGTTGTgttggaagaaaattatgcGACATCACCGTtaacag CAACGTAGTGTCAAAGGATTCGATCTGGACTCCACCCTCTTAG